From a single Brassica oleracea var. oleracea cultivar TO1000 chromosome C5, BOL, whole genome shotgun sequence genomic region:
- the LOC106344463 gene encoding uncharacterized protein LOC106344463, whose amino-acid sequence MAVRRRKPDVNKWELVTCYACQAIVWIGEAVVQETRNSPRMFSICCQQGRVKLPPRRQPPSPLKELFDRPSFMLQIRVANGMLSFTSMGGQIDHIVTGTPGPFAFRLHGQTHHRIGSLLPPEGNAPQYLQMYIADTENEVANRKKAFSKGTSSVEIDDSLIADLIKMLDENNHLAKTFRHARDRLLSGDAVELSLTLVNQKHRGRQYDLPTAGEIGGLIIGDFNSESAGKDIVVEYKSAKLQRISDLHPLFMSLQYPLLFPYGEYGYDEKIPYDVSVNSNIKREYMTMREYYAHQIQTRPSEGMTIIKSGRLLHQYIVDTYTATEQERLRFLRLNQKKLRAELYTNVCDTLDSGDTDAAHIGKKVILPSSFTAGPRYMSEKYQDDMALCRFYGNPNLFITFTAKPNWVELKEHLDAYGGDSPNNIPDLECRVFKLKLDEMMSDLKNCVFLPKTAAVVYTIEFQKRGLPHAHILLWFEGFRGEATAADIDQYISAELPDRDTDREGFELVKRHMIHGLCGKRRPQSPCMEKGECTKKYPKAYSNNTKIDKSGFVVYRRCVHSSAYVLKGTVELDNQYVGVDRALLLLQEKGKSKEEIEKKKKHLELDEIDRFQECRYISACEASWRLFSFHIHHNQPSVMKLELHLPGKHRVLIDPIKSLEQVLSRENIEKTMLTAYFAANAKYEEARELTYIQFPSRFVYHSDIKEWTPRKHGTSIGRVPYVHPAAGDLYYLRIIVSVVKGALGFEHLATVGTTTFKEYRDAREIHFPGLILQEEELKQYTLMEIERLLKENDKSLADFPGMPKPNTSVLQEISNTVLRHELNYDTEKEAAEHDKLFTTMNEDQKSIYSSVIDSVNNKSVGKVVIPVASAGIAALLLPGGRTAHSRFKLPLKLSETSLCEIKYGSMLANLISKTDLIIWDEAPMAHRQTFESLDRTLRDLQAMEDPAAADKPFGGKTVLLGGDFRQILQDTVRASISKSYLWPFARVHTLTINMRLSQADKEFAKWILEVGNGTAPTVATEGRCEEESEQVLIGEEFMIPRSDHPHQAISDAAYPDFVKNYLNRTYLTERAILAPTNASANEINSYLLSKVPSAEKEYLSSDSVAFESTPEEDFTNNYTQEYLNSLEFQGLPPHKLCLKVGAPVMMLRNLDQYNGLCKGTRMVISRLGHRVLEAELLTGTHVGDRVLIPRIQLSPTDSIHPFTFRRRQYPIRLCYVMTINKSQGQSLKQVALYLPRPVFSHGQLYVALSRVTTPEGLKILDDSEGTARKDVVTNIVYREIFSNLQTNTF is encoded by the exons ATGGCAGTGAGGAGAAGAAAACCAGATGTAAATAAGTGGGAGTTGGTAACATGCTATGCTTGTCAAGCTATTGTCTGGATTGGTGAGGCTGTGGTGCAGGAGACACGAAATTCTCCCAGGATGTTTAGCATATGCTGTCAGCAAGGACGTGTGAAGCTACCACCTAGACGTCAGCCACCATCACCTTTGAAAGAGCTGTTTGATAGACCCAGTTTTATGCTACAGATTCGAGTGGCTAATGGAATGTTATCATTCACATCGATGGGTGGTCAGATTGACCACATTGTGACAGGCACTCCTGGACCCTTCGCATTTAGGCTCCATGGACAGACTCACCACAGGATTGGCTCTCTCCTTCCACCTGAAGGCAATGCTCCACAGTATCTGCAGATGTATATAGCGGACACAGAGAATGAGGTAGCAAACAGAAAGAAGGCTTTCAGCAAAGGTACATCCTCTGTGGAGATTGATGACAGTTTGATAGCTGATTTAATCAAGATGTTGGATGAGAATAACCACCTGGCCAAAACTTTCCGTCATGCAAGAGATCGTCTTTTATCCGGTGATGCAGTTGAGTTAAGTCTCACCTTGGTAAATCAGAAGCATAGAGGGAGGCAATATGACTTGCCAACTGCTGGAGAGATTGGTGGCCTTATAATTGGTGATTTCAATTCAGAATCGGCAGGTAAAGACATTGTGGTTGAGTACAAATCAGCAAAGCTCCAGAGGATAAGCGATTTACACCCTCTATTTATGAGCCTTCAGTACCCATTACTCTTTCCATATGGAGAATATGGTTATGACGAGAAAATACCCTATGATGTGTCTGTCAACTCAAATATAAAAAGAGAATACATGACAATGAGAGAATATTATGCTCACCAGATCCAAACTAGGCCATCTGAGGGTATGACTATCATCAAGTCAGGAAGGCTACTACATCAGTATATTGTTGATACCTACACTGCAACAGAGCAGGAGAGACTTCGGTTTCTCAGACTTAACCAGAAGAAACTGCGAGCTGAATTATATACAAATGTCTGCGACACCTTAGACAGTGGAGATACAGATGCTGCGCACATAGGGAAAAAAGTCATACTGCCTTCTTCATTCACTGCAGGACCCCGCTATATGTCTGAGAAATATCAAGATGACATGGCTCTCTGTCGTTTTTATGGTAACCCCAACCTTTTCATCACATTCACAGCAAAACCAAATTGGGTTGAACTGAAAGAGCACCTGGACGCCTATGGAGGTGACTCGCCCAACAACATACCAGACCTTGAGTGCAGAGTTTTTAAACTTAAGCTTGACGAGATGATGTCAGACCTTAAGAATTGTGTTTTCCTTCCAAAAACGGCTGCAG TAGTCTACACGATTGAGTTTCAAAAACGGGGACTCCCCCACGCCCATATTCTTCTTTGGTTCGAAGGATTTAGAGGAGAGGCCACAGCAGCAGATATTGATCAGTACATATCAGCTGAGCTCCCTGACAGAGACACAGACCGAGAGGGCTTCGAGTTGGTTAAGAGACACATGATTCACGGGCTGTGTGGAAAAAGACGGCCACAATCACCCTGTATGGAGAAAGGAGAGTGCACAAAGAAGTATCCTAAAGCCTACTCAAACAACACAAAGATTGATAAGTCTGGCTTTGTTGTTTACAGAAGATGTGTTCATAGCAGCGCCTACGTTTTGAAAGGAACTGTGGAGCTAGACAATCAATACGTG GGGGTGGATCGAGCACTGCTACTGCTTCAGGAGAAGGGGAAGAGCAAAGAAGAAATAGAGAAAAAGAAAAAGCACCTTGAGCTTGATGAAATAGACAGATTTCAGGAGTGTCGTTATATTTCAGCATGTGAGGCTTCATGGAGATTGTTTTCTTTTCACATCCACCACAACCAGCCTTCGGTGATGAAACTGGAACTTCACCTTCCAGGGAAGCACAGGGTTCTAATTGATCCCATTAAGAGTTTAGAGCAAGTTCTCTCAAGAGAAAATATCGAGAAAACAATGCTCACTGCGTATTTTGCTGCAAACGCCAAATATGAAGAAGCCAGGGAGCTTACGTACATTCAGTTCCCATCCCGGTTTGTCTACCATAGTGACATAAAAGAATGGACACCACGGAAACATGGTACATCAATAGGCCGAGTCCCCTATGTCCACCCAGCTGCAGGCGACTTATACTACCTTCGAATCATCGTCAGCGTTGTTAAAGGGGCACTTGGTTTTGAGCACCTTGCCACTGTGGGCACTACAACATTTAAGGAGTATCGGGATGCT AGAGAAATTCATTTTCCAGGCTTGATTCTACAGGAAGAGGAGTTGAAGCAGTACACATTAATGGAGATAGAAAGACTCCTCAAAGAGAATGATAAATCACTGGCTGATTTCCCTGGCATGCCAAAGCCAAATACCAGTGTTCTTCAGGAGATATCAAACACCGTCCTCCGGCATGAGCTCAACTATGACACCGAAAAAGAGGCTGCAGAGCATGACAAACTTTTTACCACGATGAATGAGGACCAGAAAAGCATCTACAGCTCGGTTATAGATTCTGTCAACAACAAATCTG TTGGTAAAGTGGTGATACCAGTGGCATCAGCTGGAATTGCAGCACTGTTATTACCAGGAGGAAGAACAGCGCACTCTCGCTTCAAGCTTCCTCTCAAATTGAGCGAAACATCTCTCTGTGAGATTAAATATGGTTCTATGTTGGCAAATCTGATCTCCAAAACAGACTTGATCATATGGGACGAGGCTCCTATGGCTCACCGTCAGACTTTTGAATCGTTGGACCGCACACTTAGAGACCTACAGGCTATGGAGGATCCAGCAGCTGCTGATAAACCTTTTGGTGGAAAGACAGTTCTTCTTGGGGGTGATTTCAGACAGATTTTGCAGGACACAGTCAGAGCTTCTATCAGTAAGTCGTACCTCTGGCCCTTTGCACGAGTCCACACTTTAACCATCAACATGAGACTGAGCCAAGCTGACAAAGAATTTGCAAAGTGGATACTCGAAGTTGGTAATGGAACAGCACCAACTGTGGCAACAGAGGGTAGATGTGAAGAGGAAAGTGAGCAGGTTCTAATAGGAGAGGAGTTCATGATTCCGAGGTCTGATCATCCCCATCAGGCTATCTCAGATGCTGCTTATCCAGACTTCGTTAAGAATTATTTAAACCGGACCTATTTAACAGAAAGAGCTATCTTAGCACCCACAAACGCCAGTGCCAATGAAATCAACTCCTATCTCCTGTCTAAGGTTCCATCCGCAGAGAAAGAGTATTTAAGTTCTGACAGTGTTGCTTTTGAGAGCACACCAGAGGAGGATTTTACAAATAATTACACTCAAGAATACTTAAACTCGCTAGAGTTTCAAGGTTTGCCACCGCATAAACTATGTCTGAAGGTTGGTGCTCCTGTGATGATGTTGCGCAATCTGGACCAGTATAATGGGCTATGCAAAGGAACACGAATGGTTATTTCACGGTTGGGCCACAGAGTTCTAGAGGCTGAGCTTTTAACAGGGACTCATGTTGGAGACAGAGTTCTTATTCCGAGGATACAATTATCCCCAACGGACAGTATTCATCCTTTTACTTTTCGCAGAAGGCAATACCCAATCAGATTGTGTTATGTGATGACAATAAATAAGAGCCAAGGTCAGAGTCTGAAACAGGTTGCACTCTACCTTCCTAGACCAGTTTTTAGTCATGGTCAGCTGTATGTTGCTCTCTCACGAGTCACGACTCCAGAAGGATTGAAGATACTTGATGACAGTGAAGGCACGGCAAGGAAAGACGTTGTTACTAATATCGTCTACAGAGAGATATTCAGTAATCTCCAGACCA ATACTTTTTAA